A window of Komagataella phaffii GS115 chromosome 1, complete sequence contains these coding sequences:
- a CDS encoding Regulatory subunit of Cdc7p-Dbf4p kinase complex — protein MTTRQPLKETNNNVCKTPARETRKLNAEKATTQHNQNVYVQNANVSSSMRQWQQCWREILKSTVVYFEYDAHEDSAERKKAKQHLERLGCTIDMFFNDGVTIIVSKRPFNSKGVYPANDLFHKAIRRNLKVWSYEKVFRFLRNLGELPSADVGNEKVVGTEENRLSSLLKEEKLLGPTDRDPSAKRDDFHYFKAVYFLVYDFQLKYRPIAFREWSKPDDPDIPHIRASTNGGCPFESDYARPNSERMIKKRRMLYERNKEYRLRLYEASNLKKNVEAPTSVMNPSPQLEDDNKDEDQETNSILSLNEDNENQIQPIATPLPPQSNKPPVEAPVLKRNDTVLLELMNKSHHVIKDNGEIQASGITNISTQQVSQNSAVHQNRGNGLGPIKAEVYNKKVSTDKRKTVTLQRNFQHEETLQESAKIAQDLAPPQLTVKKDRKRKRERAAYDGYCENCRIEYDNLNTHIKTQIHRSFARDDCNFKNIDNLIFKLAESRSLQI, from the coding sequence ATGACTACCCGTCAACCTCTAAAAGAGACCAACAATAACGTGTGCAAAACACCAGCAAGAGAGACAAGGAAGCTAAACGCAGAAAAAGCTACGACTCAGCATAACCAAAATGTGTATGTTCAAAATGCAAATGTGTCGTCTTCAATGCGTCAATGGCAGCAATGTTGGAGggaaatcttgaaatctaCGGTGGTGTATTTTGAGTACGATGCTCATGAAGACTCAGcagagagaaagaaggcCAAACAACATCTGGAAAGATTGGGATGTACCATAGATATGTTCTTTAATGATGGAGTTACGATCATTGTGTCCAAGAGACCATTTAATTCGAAAGGCGTTTATCCAGCAAACGATTTGTTCCACAAAGCAATaagaagaaacttgaaagtgTGGTCGTACGAGAAAGTATTTCGCTTTTTACGCAATCTTGGAGAGTTACCTTCTGCTGATGTCGGTAATGAGAAAGTCGTCGgaacagaagaaaatcGCCTATCGTCGTTGTTGAAGGAGGAAAAATTACTTGGTCCAACAGATAGAGATCCAAGCGCTAAAAGAGATGACTTCCACTATTTCAAAGCTGTTTATTTTCTGGTTTATGATTTTCAGCTTAAGTATAGACCCATAGCTTTCAGAGAATGGTCCAAACCAGATGATCCAGATATCCCGCATATACGGGCATCCACTAATGGAGGCTGTCCATTTGAATCAGACTACGCCAGACCCAATTCTGAGCGCATGATCAAAAAAAGGCGCATGCTATACGAACGAAACAAGGAATATAGACTTCGTTTGTATGAGGCttccaatttgaaaaagaacGTCGAAGCGCCCACTTCCGTCATGAACCCAAGTCCGCAGCTAGAAGATGATAATAAAGACGAAGACCAAGAAACAAACTCTATTCTCTCTCTTAATGAAGATAATGAGAACCAAATCCAGCCTATTGCAACCCCACTTCCACCTCAATCTAACAAGCCACCGGTCGAAGCGCCCGTCTTGAAGCGCAATGATACGGTATTGTTGGAACTCATGAACAAGTCACATCATGTAATTAAGGATAACGGAGAAATCCAAGCCTCCGGAATAACTAACATCTCTACTCAGCAAGTTTCTCAAAACTCTGCAGTGCATCAGAATAGAGGTAATGGTTTAGGACCAATCAAAGCTGAAGTATACAACAAAAAAGTGTCCACAGATAAACGTAAAACCGTAACATTACAACGGAATTTCCAGCATGAAGAAACTTTGCAAGAGAGTGCTAAGATTGCGCAAGATTTGGCTCCTCCACAGCTAACAGTGAAAAAAGATCGCAAGCGCAAGAGAGAACGTGCTGCGTACGATGGGTACTGTGAAAACTGTCGGATAGAATACGACAATCTCAACACTCATATTAAAACCCAGATTCACAGGTCGTTCGCTCGTGATGACTGTAACTTCAAGAATATTGATAACCTAATTTTCAAGCTAGCTGAATCAAGGTCTCTGCAAATCTAA
- a CDS encoding Ubiquitin-conjugating enzyme (E2) and catalytic subunit of SCF ubiquitin-protein ligase complex, whose product MSNAAAASILLRQFRELTDPKKGVPCFHIELEDDNIFLWNIGVMVLNKESIYHGGYFKGQMKFPLDFPFSPPTFRFTPAIYHPNVYRDGRLCISILHQGGGDPTTDEPDSETWSPAQTVESVLISIVSLLEDPNISSPANVDAAVDYRKNTEKYKERVLQEVERSRQDIPEGFIMPDADTAYGQPRAEEPEQDAVDDDFWFDSDESYGDDDSIMDGNVSEDDDNVDNVSEDGMDK is encoded by the coding sequence ATGTCCAACGCAGCAGCTGCCTCCATCTTACTAAGGCAGTTCAGAGAACTCACAGACCCCAAGAAGGGCGTTCCATGCTTCCATATTGAATTGGAGGACGATAACATCTTCCTCTGGAACATCGGAGTGATGGTGCTTAATAAGGAATCTATTTATCATGGTGGATACTTCAAAGGACAAATGAAGTTCCCGCTGGACTTCCCATTTTCCCCACCTACCTTCCGCTTTACCCCAGCCATATACCATCCAAACGTTTATAGAGACGGAAGACTCTGCATTTCCATCCTCCACCAAGGAGGTGGTGACCCTACAACAGATGAACCAGACAGTGAGACATGGAGCCCGGCACAGACTGTAGAAAGTGTGCTGATTTCGATAGTTTCTTTGCTGGAGGACCCCAACATTTCAAGTCCGGCCAACGTTGATGCCGCGGTGGACTACCGAAAGAATACCGAGAAGTACAAAGAGCGGGTTTTACAAGAGGTCGAACGCTCCCGGCAGGATATTCCCGAGGGGTTCATAATGCCAGATGCAGACACAGCCTACGGACAACCACGAGCTGAAGAACCAGAACAAGACGCAGTCGATGATGATTTTTGGTTTGACTCGGATGAGAGTTATGGAGACGATGATAGTATTATGGATGGAAATGTGTCCGAGGATGACGATAATGTGGACAACGTTTCCGAGGACGGCATGGACAAGTGA
- a CDS encoding Class II abasic (AP) endonuclease involved in repair of DNA damage, with amino-acid sequence MESALPPVPVKSQAAVRFVTFNVNGTKTLCNYHPWNKMKSFDKIFGYLFADIITLQELKVQKDNLDHELNEIPNYRSFVTLATNRKGYSGVGVFVRIPADEESDQIKSCLAVVHAEEGITGYLKSSQSTTSYRDLNNIGGYPDISEVLANEIDFQGRCVVLELGNMMVIISVYCFANSMGTEQGEFHRVLFLRCILERAEKLQQMGKTVVIMGDINVSRDLIDNEVYLREGIADKSLIPPINNDGAHFEEANKTAVLQFRTASQPRSLLNSFIKDKYNDSGILHDTFREHHGRVMRSYTVWNTLKNTRPLNIGSRIDLILCSTALLNKFKKCEILPWLMGSDHCPVIADFEPDESFDSFPFSKQPLSFEARYHYKTHNGCKIDSFFKSRSQGKITPTGVAKPPKSASYQYRSRKKQNPGYFKSSKNNFSDKEQQFFLDSYSDQEAKNKDGRSTDMESFKKILSVAAGPPLCDHNEPCVLRVCKKESKNKGRKFWCCSRAPRPDENSNKLDEYRCNTFQWQ; translated from the coding sequence ATGGAATCAGCACTGCCGCCAGTGCCTGTCAAATCACAGGCAGCAGTCAGATTTGTGACCTTCAATGTCAATGGGACCAAGACTCTTTGTAACTATCATCCATGGAACAAAATGAAGAGTTTTGACAAAATATTTGGGTATCTATTTGCTGACATAATTACTTTACAAGAGTTGAAAGTTCAAAAGGATAATTTGGATCATGAGCTGAATGAGATCCCCAACTATAGGAGCTTTGTAACCCTGGCGACTAATAGAAAAGGGTATAGCGGTGTTGGGGTATTTGTTAGAATTCCAGCCGATGAAGAATCAGATCAGATTAAGAGTTGCCTGGCAGTAGTTCACGCCGAAGAAGGAATTACAGGGTATTTGAAGAGCTCGCAATCAACTACTAGCTACCGAGATCTGAATAATATCGGGGGTTATCCTGATATTTCTGAGGTCTTGGCTAATGAAATCGATTTTCAGGGACGGTGCGTGGTTTTGGAACTAGGGAACATGATGGTAATCATCTCAGTTTATTGCTTTGCTAATTCCATGGGCACAGAGCAGGGTGAGTTTCATAGAGTACTGTTTTTGCGTTGCATCTTGGAGagagctgaaaaattgcaGCAAATGGGCAAAACTGTGGTCATAATGGGAGATATAAACGTTTCAAGAGATCTCATAGACAATGAGGTTTATTTGAGAGAGGGTATTGCGGACAAATCGTTAATTCCGCCAATTAATAATGATGGAGCTCACTTTGAGGAAGCCAACAAAACAGCTGTTCTCCAGTTTCGAACAGCTTCTCAACCAAGAAGTTTACTGAATTCTTTCATTAAAGACAAGTATAACGATAGCGGGATTCTTCACGATACGTTTAGAGAACACCATGGAAGAGTGATGCGATCGTACACTGTTTGGAacacattgaaaaatacaagACCGTTGAATATTGGTTCAAGGATTGATCTGATACTTTGCTCAACGGCacttttgaacaagttcaaaaagtgtGAAATTCTACCTTGGTTAATGGGTAGTGATCATTGTCCAGTGATAGCAGACTTTGAGCCagatgaatcttttgataGCTTTCCCTTCTCCAAACAGCCATTATCCTTTGAAGCCAGGTATCATTACAAAACCCACAATGGGTGTAAAATTGATAGTTTTTTTAAGTCAAGATCACAAGGCAAAATTACCCCTACTGGAGTTGCAAAACCTCCAAAATCAGCGTCCTATCAGTATAGGAGCAGAAAGAAGCAGAATCCGGGATACTTTAAATCTTCGAAAAACAATTTCTCAGACAAAGAGCAACAATTCTTTTTGGACTCGTATTCAGATCAAGAAGCCAAGAATAAGGATGGGAGATCTACAGACATGgagtctttcaaaaaaattctttcagTTGCAGCTGGGCCACCTTTATGTGACCATAACGAGCCATGTGTTCTTCGAGTTTGCAAGAAGGAATCCAAGAATAAAGGCAGAAAGTTCTGGTGTTGTTCTAGAGCTCCAAGACCCGACGAAAACTCTAATAAGCTTGATGAGTACCGATGTAATACTTTTCAATGGCAATAA
- a CDS encoding Phosphatase subunit of the trehalose-6-phosphate synthase/phosphatase complex: protein MPDYEKDPEMIRPEDTKDLGCTGRILNVMSLLPNQIFKNSEGQWDVKPVRGNSALYSSNDYLTHNTGWETHLIGWTGELYNSDELQPRSIVSNLESDPLYLSEDDKTALTEKMRAANNSPNIHPVWLLRKDQLRWRKYAENVLWPIFHYMQNQPSDGKQETEWWYDYVKFNEAYAARIKKIYKPGDIIWIHDYYLLLLPQILRMSLPKAKISLFLHAPFPSSEYFRCLSKRKHILDGMLGADQIGFQSFSFARHFMSCCTRIVGAEILANSVIAYGAHVSVSVAPIGIDVETIEKYAFESKEVEEKVKAIREINGDKKIIVGRDRLDIVRGVVQKLEAFETFLSMYPQWREKVVLIQVSFPTVFHSAKMEKKVNELIAGINGTYGSFNWTPVQHYQMRVAKDEYLALLRVADLGVITSIRDGNNTTALEYVLCQKKKHSPLILSEFSGTVAVFPEAILVNPWDSVGVANTMHKCLLMDSREKTALEANLYNQIQKNTVQDWTRRLLSDLIQDLRLNHSKKGTPNLNRPLLLSNYQTAERRLFMFDYDGTLTPIVHTPSAAIPSAKLYDTLTLLTKDPRNEIWFISGRDQQFLDKWIGQKLPHIGLSAEHGCFMKKPGSKEWRNLAEDFDMSWQKEVESVFQYYTDNTPGTFIEKKKVAVTWHYRKAEPDFAAFQAANCLQKLLSGVMKKYDVEAMSGKANIEVRPKFVNKGEIVKRLVINADGPGRAPPDFILCLGDDQTDEDMFKALNDIEANWKLEKRPKDRLDGYGVYPVSVGPANKETVAKAYLSDPGQVLETLGLLVGTVSLFETAGTVEINDRGHIVDETFLEPKRF, encoded by the coding sequence ATGCCCGATTACGAAAAAGACCCAGAAATGATACGTCCCGAGGATACAAAAGACTTGGGATGTACAGGTAGAATCTTGAATGTCATGTCTCTGCTGCCAAACCAGATATTCAAGAACTCTGAAGGTCAATGGGATGTGAAACCGGTCAGAGGTAATTCCGCTCTATACTCTTCAAACGACTACCTCACCCATAACACTGGATGGGAGACTCACTTGATAGGGTGGACCGGTGAGCTATATAACTCCGATGAGCTGCAGCCTCGGAGTATAGTATCTAATTTGGAGAGCGATCCTTTGTACCTTAGTGAAGATGATAAGACTGCGTTAACCGAGAAAATGCGTGCTGCCAACAACTCTCCCAATATTCATCCTGTTTGGCTTCTCAGGAAGGACCAGTTACGTTGGAGAAAGTACGCAGAGAATGTCCTCTGGCCTATTTTCCATTACATGCAAAATCAACCATCCGATGGAAAGCAGGAAACTGAGTGGTGGTACGACTATGTCAAGTTCAACGAGGCTTATGCCGCCAGAATTAAGAAAATCTACAAGCCGGGTGATATCATCTGGATCCACGATTATTATCTGCTTTTATTGCCTCAAATTTTGAGAATGAGTCTACCAAAAGCCAAGATCTCCCTGTTCTTGCATGCCCCTTTCCCATCTTCAGAATATTTCAGATGCCTCTCCAAGAGGAAGCACATACTTGATGGAATGCTTGGAGCAGATCAGATTGgatttcaaagtttctcttttgCCCGACACTTTATGAGCTGTTGTACCCGTATTGTAGGTGCTGAGATCTTAGCTAATTCAGTAATTGCATATGGTGCCCATGTCTCGGTTTCTGTGGCCCCAATAGGTATCGATGTTGAGACAATCGAAAAGTACgcttttgaaagcaaagaagttgaagaaaaggTAAAAGCTATCCGTGAAATTAACGGCGATAAGAAGATCATCGTAGGAAGAGACCGACTGGATATCGTTAGGGGGGTTGTACAAAAGTTGGAGGCTTTTGAGACTTTCCTGTCTATGTATCCTCAATGGAGAGAAAAAGTTGTCTTGATacaagtttcttttcctaCAGTTTTCCACAGTGCTaaaatggagaagaaggtAAACGAGTTGATTGCTGGAATCAATGGAACTTACGGATCTTTCAACTGGACTCCTGTTCAGCACTACCAGATGAGGGTAGCCAAAGACGAGTATCTTGCCCTATTACGGGTTGCAGATTTGGGAGTCATCACATCTATCAGAGATGGAAATAACACCACAGCACTGGAATACGTACTAtgtcagaagaaaaagcaTTCTCCATTAATACTTTCTGAGTTTTCAGGTACTGTCGCTGTCTTCCCTGAGGCAATTTTGGTCAACCCTTGGGACTCTGTGGGCGTTGCTAATACTATGCATAAATGCTTATTGATGGACAGTCGTGAAAAGACAGCATTGGAAGCAAACTTGTATAACCAAATTCAGAAGAATACCGTTCAAGACTGGACTCGTCGCTTGCTTTCGGATTTGATTCAAGACTTAAGACTCAACCATTCAAAGAAGGGAACTCCTAACCTGAATAGACCATTATTACTCAGTAATTATCAAACAGCTGAGCGTCGCCTTTTCATGTTTGATTATGATGGAACTCTGACACCTATTGTTCATACGCCCAGTGCTGCCATCCCCTCGGCCAAGCTGTATGACACTCTGACATTGTTGACAAAAGATCCACGCAATGAGATTTGGTTTATAAGTGGACGAGACCAACAGTTCTTAGATAAGTGGATTGGACAAAAGCTTCCTCATATTGGACTCAGTGCCGAACATGGTTGCTTTATGAAAAAGCCTGGATCTAAGGAATGGCGTAACCTGGCAGAAGATTTCGACATGTCCTGGCAAAAGGAAGTCGAGTCAGTATTCCAATATTACACTGACAATACTCCTGGAACCTTCATcgagaaaaagaaggtaGCAGTCACCTGGCACTACAGGAAGGCAGAACCAGATTTTGCAGCGTTCCAAGCTGCAAATTGCCTTCAAAAATTACTCTCTGGAGTCATGAAAAAGTATGATGTTGAAGCTATGTCTGGTAAGGCTAACATTGAAGTCCGACCTAAGTTCGTTAATAAAGGTGAGATAGTTAAAAGGTTGGTAATAAATGCTGATGGACCAGGCAGGGCACCACCAGACTTTATTTTGTGTCTGGGAGACGATCAGACCGACGAAGACATGTTCAAGGCATTGAATGATATCGAAGCTAATTGGAAACTTGAGAAGAGACCTAAGGATAGATTAGATGGATATGGTGTCTATCCGGTTTCTGTGGGGCCAGCAAATAAGGAAACTGTTGCTAAGGCCTACCTTTCAGACCCAGGACAGGTTCTGGAGACCTTAGGTTTATTAGTGGGAACTGTATCTCTCTTTGAGACTGCAGGAACGGTCGAAATAAACGATAGAGGACACATTGTTGACGAGACCTTTTTGGAGCCGAAACGTTTCTAA
- a CDS encoding Essential RNA-binding G protein effector of mating response pathway yields MSTPAELLSTKSFSNVESGTAEESLPPSTTTPSSGDSSFINEKLFPSIKSASTSPSSNGSRPVWVNETPASSNLPKKSNSVLRSQNVQDTFTIDNDQQSFQLSKAEIQKAVGDLKNRLNVRIESTISVRTGARTFLISGLPENVKQARREILRKLCKPVDIEFKIPSKARSAVIGPQGKTLKPILDATNAKIDIEKDDNTSEKSEEPGSDEDDIFGPLVTVKVQGDVESCELAKSLIFDIVNKHTLNTSVRIPLAKALRPLVTPVISQLELPSTVEVLVPEVNQGVSNIIVSGPTLDVIKARNALREIIERVESSVVSESKTVPKVLHQYLDADDIFKETGVSVSIPNADDPSAEVVFFGDASNIPNAVALAKSQTKNYSSYSLDISKAHGGNFQHAQRLAAYFRFTSFFDKLAHTNGVLITSPFFNELVSDDSKSLNVTFSGKASEPEKLQQVKKEIINKVNSIPPSSVRAIDDVNAFFFDRIDQKAAKEENVALIPLGKLAGVSNLLVLVANTTDDEDFLPSQAEIDARLDKVEESLAKWRQLSSNLEERVVEVPENEQKLISTKTLNHLTEKFENTIIINLNRDADGYSADKLVIVGKKEDVDEAITEIQKFIEELKDYENACKYTTEILFPVKLLSLLIGQKGHHLDSLREEFDVQVSVESGRDREHHDEQQEVPVKLVGLKANCDACIKKISALQKEWADRKTGKITVEKKYLGSIIGRNGTYVKRFREKYNVQLRVDDGEAEYSDIILVGPSKGVTKALGEIKEFVDYERQNGVTDSITIPKKALSSVIGRSGQTIREISEETGVKITRHGDDEASDESNKSGEKFYLVGTKKGIKDARLRIEEIVKRVENRVKKTVSVERKYHKDLIGPHGSTLREIIRKAGANVDESQRVWKSYLQVPSVDSESTEIISSGEKAIVEKVISQVKELVGRLESNTTEKITVPRNRHMRLIGYGGSVKNELMEEFKVAINIPKKGSDSEVITISGAPEDIEKVKVRIEELTK; encoded by the coding sequence ATGTCAACCCCTGCCGAGCTTTTAAGCAccaaaagtttctccaacGTTGAGAGTGGCACCGCTGAAGAGTCACTTCCTCCAAGTACAACGACTCCGTCTTCTGGagattcttcttttatcaatgaaaaattgttccCCTCGATCAAGTCAGCATCCACGTCACCATCTTCTAATGGCTCAAGACCTGTTTGGGTAAATGAGACGCCCGCTTCCTCCAATTTACCCAAGAAATCGAATTCTGTATTGAGATCACAGAATGTTCAGGACACCTTCACCATTGACAACGACCAGCAGTCATTCCAGCTGTCCAAGGCTGAAATCCAGAAGGCCGTTGGAGACCTGAAGAATAGGTTAAATGTTCGCATCGAATCAACCATTTCTGTAAGAACTGGTGCCagaacttttttgatttctggTCTACCCGAAAATGTTAAGCAGGCTAGAAGAGAAATTCTAAGAAAGCTCTGCAAGCCTGTTGATATTGAGTTCAAGATCCCTTCCAAGGCAAGATCTGCCGTAATTGGACCTCAGGGTAAGACATTGAAGCCCATTTTGGATGCAACAAACGCTAAGATTGACATTGAAAAGGATGACAACACTTCTGAAAAGAGTGAAGAACCTGGTTCTGACGAAGATGACATTTTTGGTCCTCTGGTCACCGTCAAGGTGCAAGGTGATGTTGAATCTTGTGAGCTTGCCAAGTCTTTAATTTTCGATATTGTCAATAAGCACACTCTTAACACATCTGTGCGCATACCATTGGCCAAAGCCTTGAGACCCTTGGTCACTCCTGTCATTTCACAGCTAGAACTCCCTTCAACAGTTGAAGTTCTGGTTCCTGAGGTAAACCAAGGAGTTTCTAACATCATTGTTTCGGGCCCAACTTTGGACGTAATCAAGGCCCGTAACGCCTTAAGGGAAATCATTGAACGCGTGGAGAGTTCGGTTGTAAGCGAATCCAAGACGGTTCCCAAGGTACTGCATCAATATCTAGACGCTGatgatattttcaaagaaacagGTGTTTCTGTCTCAATTCCAAATGCGGATGATCCATCTGCCGAGGTCGTCTTTTTTGGCGATGCTTCCAACATTCCTAATGCCGTCGCTCTTGCCAAGAGTCAGACAAAGAATTACTCTTCTTACAGTTTAGATATCTCCAAGGCACATGGTGGTAACTTTCAACATGCCCAGAGATTGGCTGCTTACTTTAGATTCACCTCTTTTTTCGATAAATTGGCTCACACTAACGGAGTCCTCATTACCAGTCCTTTTTTTAACGAGCTGGTTTCTGATGATTCCAAATCCCTGAATGTAACGTTTAGCGGTAAGGCAAGCGAACCAGAGAAACTTCAACAGGTCAAGAAGGAGATAATTAACAAAGTCAATTCAATTCCCCCAAGCTCTGTGCGTGCTATCGATGATGTCAAtgcatttttctttgaccGTATAGACCAGAAAGCTGCCAAGGAAGAGAATGTGGCTCTCATTCCTTTAGGCAAGTTGGCTGGTGTATCTAACCTGCTGGTTTTAGTTGCTAACACCACCGATGATGAAGACTTCTTACCATCTCAGGCTGAGATTGATGCTAGATTGGACAAAGTCGAAGAGTCCCTTGCTAAATGGAGACAGCTCAGCTCAAACTTAGAAGAAAGAGTAGTTGAAGTCCCAGAAAATGAACAAAAGCTTATTTCAACTAAAACATTGAATCATTTGACCGAGAAGTTTGAAAACACTATCATCATCAACCTAAACCGAGATGCAGATGGTTACTCTGCTGACAAACTCGTAattgttggaaagaaagaggaCGTTGACGAAGCCATTACggaaattcaaaagtttatCGAAGAACTTAAAGATTATGAAAATGCTTGTAAATATACAACTGAGATCTTGTTCCCAGTGAAACTGCTTTCTTTACTGATTGGACAGAAAGGTCATCACTTAGATAGTTTACGTGAAGAATTTGACGTTCAGGTTAGTGTCGAGAGTGGCAGAGATAGAGAGCACCATGACGAGCAACAAGAAGTCCCAGTTAAACTTGTTGGGTTGAAAGCCAATTGTGATGCCTGtatcaagaagatttcaGCATTGCAGAAAGAATGGGCTGACCGTAAGACAGGTAAGATCACTgtagaaaagaaatatctgGGCAGCATTATTGGACGTAATGGAACTTACGTCAAAAGATTCCGTGAGAAATATAACGTCCAGTTGAGGGTCGACGACGGTGAAGCTGAATATAGTGACATCATACTTGTTGGTCCGTCAAAGGGTGTTACTAAAGCCTTAGGTGagatcaaagaatttgTCGACTATGAACGTCAAAATGGAGTTACTGATAGCATTACCATTCCTAAGAAAGCACTTTCGTCTGTTATCGGAAGAAGTGGTCAGACTATTCGTGAAATCAGTGAAGAGACTGGAGTTAAAATCACCAGACATGGTGATGATGAGGCCTCTGACGAGAGCAATAAATCTGGCGAGAAGTTTTACCTTGTTGGTACTAAGAAAGGTATCAAGGATGCACGTCTTCgtattgaagaaatagTCAAGAGAGTTGAGAACAGAGTTaagaaaactgtttctgtGGAACGCAAGTACCACAAGGACCTGATTGGTCCTCATGGTTCCACTTTACGTGAGATTATCCGCAAGGCCGGAGCCAATGTAGATGAAAGCCAGCGTGTGTGGAAAAGTTACCTACAAGTCCCTAGTGTTGACTCTGAATCCACAGAAATCATCAGCTCTGGTGAAAAAGCCATTGTGGAGAAAGTAATCAGTCAAGTTAAGGAGTTAGTTGGTCGTTTGGAAAGCAATACTACAGAAAAGATTACTGTCCCTAGAAATAGGCATATGCGATTGATAGGTTATGGTGGGTCTGTGAAGAACGAGTTAATGGAAGAGTTTAAAGTTGCCATAAACATTCCCAAGAAAGGTTCCGACTCTGAGGTGATCACAATTTCAGGAGCTCCTGAGGACATTGAGAAGGTAAAAGTTCGTATTGAAGAACTAACCAAATAA
- a CDS encoding Biotin synthase, catalyzes the conversion of dethiobiotin to biotin, translating into MNRQSLMAGRRLFSKVRVVRKPSTLANELGSLYEHNQPIFEPPSPEKKVSALDYAFSLKSPVSTWTKEQLREIYNTPLMELVHRAQIYHRNFHNPSEVQICNLVNIKSGGCTEDCKYCSQSVNNDTNLKAEKLMTVDEVVEQAKIAKSNGATRVCLGAAYRTVSTRKRALERITTMVKEVNKLGLESCVTLGMIEEEHARKLKDAGLTAYNHNIDTSREHYPNIITTRTYDDRLKTIDNVQKAGISACTGGILGLGETVEDHIGFLYTLCTMKQHPESLPINRLVPIKGTPIADELARDNSKKLKFESMLRTIATARMVMPTSIIRLAAGRYTMKETEQFLCFMAGCNAIFSGKKMLTTMCNGFDEDKELLAKWGMKPMQSFASKRPSSIVETCHI; encoded by the coding sequence atgAACAGACAGTCGTTGATGGCAGGCAGGAGACTCTTCTCCAAAGTCAGAGTGGTCAGAAAACCATCCACGTTGGCCAACGAGTTGGGGTCTTTGTACGAGCATAACCAACCAATTTTTGAGCCTCCATCCCCTGAAAAAAAGGTGTCCGCTTTAGACTAtgcattttctttgaaatctcCGGTTTCAACTTGGACTAAAGAACAGCTTAGAGAGATTTACAACACTCCTCTGATGGAACTTGTTCACCGTGCTCAGATATATCATCGCAATTTTCACAATCCTTCGGAAGTTCAAATTTGCAACTTGGTGAATATCAAGTCGGGAGGTTGTACTGAGGACTGCAAGTACTGTTCCCAATCGGTGAACAATGACACCAACTTGAAAGCTGAAAAGCTTATGACCGTGGATGAGGTTGTTGAGCAGGCTAAGATTGCCAAATCCAACGGCGCAACAAGAGTCTGTTTAGGAGCAGCATACAGAACTGTTAGCACCAGAAAGAGAGCGTTAGAAAGAATCACCACAATGGTGAAGGAAGTCAACAAGCTCGGCCTGGAAAGTTGTGTCACACTCGGAatgattgaagaagaacatGCTAGAAAGCTTAAGGACGCAGGATTGACCGCATACAACCACAACATCGACACCTCAAGAGAACACTATCCTAACATCATTACTACGAGAACTTATGATGATAGACTGAAGACGATTGACAACGTCCAGAAGGCCGGAATCAGTGCTTGTACCGGTGGAATTCTAGGTCTTGGAGAGACAGTGGAAGACCACATTGGATTTCTGTACACCCTGTGTACCATGAAACAGCACCCTGAATCACTGCCGATCAACAGATTGGTTCCAATTAAAGGAACTCCCATCGCAGACGAGTTGGCCCGTGACAACTCTAAGAAGCTTAAATTCGAGTCAATGTTGAGAACCATTGCCACTGCCAGAATGGTGATGCCAACCAGTATTATCAGATTGGCAGCTGGTAGATACACTATGAAAGAGACAGAGCAATTCTTATGCTTTATGGCTGGATGCAATGCAATCTTTAGCGGAAAGAAGATGTTGACTACTATGTGCAATGGGTTTGATGAGGATAAAGAACTTTTAGCCAAATGGGGTATGAAACCGATGCAGAGTTTCGCTAGTAAACGTCCTTCGTCAATCGTGGAAACTTGCCATATATGA